The genomic stretch ATGTAATCCTAGATGCTGGAGCATTTGTCGGTGACTTTACGGTAAAGGTCGCTAAGAAAGCTAAGGAAGTAGTTGCAGTAGAACCGTTACCCTGGGCGTTTCAGTTATTAAAGAAAAACGTAGAAATGAACGGGTTAAAGAACGTCGTGTTAGTAAATAAAGCCCTATATGATGTAGAAGGAGTAAAAGTGAAGATAAGTGATGAAGGAACCGGGTCTAAGATAGGGGAAGAGGGGATTGAAGCGGAGACTACAACAATCGAATCCCTAGGAAAATTTTCAGTAGTAAAAATGGATATAGAAGGAGCTGAGGGTAAATTATTCAAAAGAAGAGAATGGCTTGGTAGTATTAAGCAAATAGCTATAGAGTTGCACGGCAAAGAAAACATAGAAAGAATACCTACTGTGCTGAAAGAAGAAGGGTTTAATTTACGTTTCATGAAAAAAGACCGATTTAATAAAGGGAACGCTTAGAAACGGGTTGTTTCATTTGCCTTCTCTTCTAAAGGCTGAGAAAAGGACTAAAATACTCACTCACTATTTCTTTTCTAGAAAGTACTACGTTCCTGCGTTATCCAAGGAAGAATATAAAATATTGTATGGAAGGAAAGTGGTTTATTAACTAGAATAAGGGTATTATCCAATAGATTCAACACTAACTCCTCATGCCTATTATATCGTTTACGTGAACGGAAAAGAACACTCTTCTGGTTATACTAATTACATGAGATATAACTACAATCACACTAAAGCTTTGTGGCCCTTCAACAATAAACATAACTTTTCCCCACATATCACGTTCATAAAGTCCTTACACTATTTAAAAACAGACACTGGTAAAGCTTATTCCAATACTTTTAGTCTTAACAGTTGTTATGATCTTCTTCTCGATATATAGAGAAGTTTAAAAGACTAAGTTTTTAGAAAAGAGTAAAACTTAAATCTTCCTTCCTAAATTTTCTCACATAATACTTGATGACTTCTTGTCTTCTCATAAAAATAAAAATTAGACCTTATTAATTATATGTAACATGGAGTTAAAAAAGGAGATTATTGCATTTATAAGAGGTTCTATACTTATTCCTAAATTTTATAAGTCTGTTATAGAGTATTTCTCTAACAACAAGTTAATTAATTTAGGAGGAGTTCTAATTGATAAGGGGGCTTTTGCATTATTAGCTAGAGAACTATCAAACGGTCGAATAAAATCCTTTAAGATTTTACGAGATAAAATAATAGTTAATGACTATTCTGTAGATATCACAAAATCTAATTTAAGCCATAGCACTTTATTATTAAGTGCAATATACAATTGGAACGTTCATGAAAATTACGTGGAGAAAAATGGGATAAAATTGAAATCCTTAAATTATTCTGCAATAGAAATTTTTGAGTATGGAATATATAATGTGATAGATGTTAAGAATAGAGAAGTAGTAGATATAGGAGCAAATATAGGAGACTCAACTATTTTCTTCACATTGAAAGGAGCTAAAGAGGTAATAGGGTTAGAACCATTACCAGACATATATAAAGAAGCCATCGAGAATGTTAAATTAAATGAGTTAAAAAATATTACACTTATAAACGCCGCTATCGGCAGTAAAA from Sulfolobus sp. S-194 encodes the following:
- a CDS encoding FkbM family methyltransferase, whose amino-acid sequence is MLFTYGKTKICIPPGYEYVYYATFIAGEWDFLKVKREDVILDAGAFVGDFTVKVAKKAKEVVAVEPLPWAFQLLKKNVEMNGLKNVVLVNKALYDVEGVKVKISDEGTGSKIGEEGIEAETTTIESLGKFSVVKMDIEGAEGKLFKRREWLGSIKQIAIELHGKENIERIPTVLKEEGFNLRFMKKDRFNKGNA
- a CDS encoding FkbM family methyltransferase; this translates as MELKKEIIAFIRGSILIPKFYKSVIEYFSNNKLINLGGVLIDKGAFALLARELSNGRIKSFKILRDKIIVNDYSVDITKSNLSHSTLLLSAIYNWNVHENYVEKNGIKLKSLNYSAIEIFEYGIYNVIDVKNREVVDIGANIGDSTIFFTLKGAKEVIGLEPLPDIYKEAIENVKLNELKNITLINAAIGSKKGKIKVPCNLGSGNSGSFNVSYTREEKCEVNIITLSEILPDDPYLLKMDCEGCEEDVILNSYDDVVKFQNLLFEMHFKGKKERKILEKLNSNFECRKISNRLYLCEKK